A single Ochrobactrum sp. BTU1 DNA region contains:
- a CDS encoding homospermidine synthase, which produces MAKVKWPVYGEITGSVIMIGFGSIGRGTLPLIERHFKFNKSRLVVIDPSEKNRKILDDKGIRFIKNAITKDNYKKILGPLIKEGEGQPFIVNLSVDTGSLDLMRYSREQGALYIDTVVEPWLGFYFDTEADNASRTNYALRETVRAEKKKNPGGPTAVSCCGANPGMVSWFVKKALVDLAGELKLEFEEPAADDRQGWGKLMKKAGVKGVHIAERDTQRAKEPKPFDTFWNTWSVEGFIAEGLQPAELGWGTHENWKPKNARKQKKGNKAAIFLEQPGGNTRIRTWCPTHGAQYGLLVTHNEAISIADFFTVRSKKGKLEYRPTCNYAYHPSNVAILSLDEMFGGSGRAQAVQHVLEEDEILDGSDELGVLLYGHDKNAYWYGSQLSVEEARKLAPYQNATGLQVSSSVLAGMVWALENPERGIVETDEMDYRRCLEVQLPYLGPVKGYYTDWNPLEGRGVLFEEDVDTKDPWQFRNILVR; this is translated from the coding sequence ATGGCGAAAGTGAAATGGCCAGTCTATGGCGAAATTACCGGCTCTGTCATCATGATCGGCTTTGGCTCGATCGGGCGCGGTACCCTGCCACTGATCGAACGCCATTTCAAATTCAACAAGTCCCGTCTGGTCGTCATTGATCCATCTGAGAAGAACCGCAAGATCCTGGATGACAAGGGTATCCGCTTCATCAAGAACGCGATCACCAAGGACAATTACAAGAAGATTCTTGGGCCTCTGATCAAGGAAGGCGAAGGCCAGCCTTTCATCGTCAATCTGTCGGTTGACACCGGATCGCTCGATCTGATGCGCTACAGCCGCGAACAGGGCGCGCTCTATATTGATACGGTTGTCGAGCCATGGCTTGGTTTCTATTTTGACACCGAAGCAGACAATGCTTCGCGCACCAATTATGCGCTGCGCGAGACCGTTCGCGCTGAAAAGAAAAAAAATCCGGGTGGCCCGACCGCTGTTTCCTGCTGTGGAGCAAATCCCGGCATGGTGTCGTGGTTTGTGAAAAAAGCGCTCGTTGATCTCGCAGGCGAACTCAAGCTTGAGTTTGAAGAACCAGCAGCCGATGACCGTCAGGGCTGGGGAAAGCTTATGAAGAAAGCCGGCGTGAAGGGTGTTCATATCGCTGAACGCGACACCCAGCGCGCCAAGGAGCCAAAGCCGTTCGACACCTTCTGGAACACATGGTCGGTGGAAGGCTTTATTGCTGAAGGCTTGCAGCCTGCGGAGCTCGGCTGGGGCACCCATGAAAACTGGAAGCCTAAAAACGCTCGCAAGCAGAAAAAGGGCAACAAGGCTGCGATCTTCCTTGAACAGCCCGGAGGCAATACACGCATTCGCACCTGGTGCCCGACCCATGGCGCGCAATATGGTCTGCTTGTCACCCACAATGAAGCAATTTCGATTGCCGACTTCTTCACTGTGCGCAGCAAGAAGGGCAAGCTCGAATATCGCCCGACTTGTAACTACGCCTATCATCCGAGCAATGTCGCCATTCTCTCGCTTGATGAAATGTTTGGCGGCAGCGGGCGTGCGCAGGCGGTTCAGCATGTGCTTGAGGAAGACGAAATTCTCGACGGCTCGGATGAGTTGGGCGTCCTGCTCTATGGTCACGACAAAAACGCTTATTGGTATGGCTCGCAGCTGAGCGTCGAAGAAGCTCGCAAACTCGCGCCTTATCAAAACGCAACGGGTCTGCAGGTTTCGTCTTCTGTTCTGGCTGGCATGGTCTGGGCATTGGAAAACCCTGAAAGGGGCATCGTCGAAACCGACGAAATGGACTATCGTCGCTGCCTTGAAGTGCAGCTCCCATATTTGGGGCCCGTCAAAGGCTATTATACCGACTGGAACCCTCTGGAAGGCCGTGGCGTTCTGTTCGAAGAAGATGTCGACACCAAAGACCCTTGGCAATTCCGCAACATTCTAGTGCGCTAA
- a CDS encoding aminotransferase class IV family protein, whose protein sequence is MSSESTVRDGTATSHANPDYQLIETMRWEPLSGILRCDLHMARLENSARELGFRYNMETVHKKIAEISAGDSPLKLRLTLAPDGLVEIAAFPYEPLQPQTVWRIAVAETRLKHDDALLRHKTTRRQAYISAREEYSSAEVDEVILLNERGEVCEGTITSIFLDIGGSTCVTPALSCGLLDGVLRRELLNNSVVQEGVVTVDDLSRARNILVGNSLRGMIRAQLVTI, encoded by the coding sequence ATGTCTTCTGAAAGCACGGTTCGCGACGGGACAGCGACCAGCCATGCGAACCCAGACTATCAGCTGATCGAGACCATGCGCTGGGAGCCTCTTTCGGGTATCCTGCGTTGCGATCTTCATATGGCGCGGCTGGAAAACTCCGCAAGAGAGCTTGGCTTCCGTTACAACATGGAAACGGTGCATAAGAAGATCGCCGAGATCAGTGCCGGGGACAGCCCGCTCAAACTGCGCCTGACCCTTGCTCCGGACGGGCTCGTCGAGATTGCAGCTTTTCCTTATGAGCCGTTGCAGCCACAGACTGTCTGGCGCATCGCAGTGGCTGAAACGCGTCTTAAGCACGATGATGCCTTGCTGCGCCACAAGACCACGCGGCGTCAGGCCTATATTTCGGCCCGTGAAGAATATTCGTCAGCCGAGGTGGATGAAGTCATTCTGCTCAACGAGCGTGGCGAAGTGTGTGAAGGCACCATCACATCGATTTTCCTCGATATTGGCGGCAGTACCTGTGTCACCCCTGCCCTTTCCTGCGGCCTGCTCGATGGTGTTCTGCGGCGCGAACTTCTGAACAACAGCGTCGTTCAGGAAGGCGTTGTGACGGTGGATGATCTTAGCCGCGCGCGCAACATTCTTGTCGGCAATTCATTGCGTGGAATGATCCGCGCTCAGCTGGTTACGATATAA
- a CDS encoding aminodeoxychorismate synthase component I, which translates to MNRGLNRPQILFRDDKAGRDVLFAAPSSIIRADTPDTFEAAWKAMQRAHEAGKWLAGYLSYEAGYLLEPKLKELLPENRKAPLLCFGVFDGPSDEAMHTRSDDNITYLTEPVAQWSLEDYQPKFARLHQHLREGDCYQGNLTFPVHAEWDGDPLVLFNTLAKRQPVRYATYCDLGGPIILSRSPELFFEVDGEGYIETHPMKGTMPRGATPFEDEANRQFLMNDPKNQAENRMIVDLLRNDISLVSEVGSLDVPEIFRVETYPTVHQMISRVRAKLKDKLPLRAIFAALFPCGSITGAPKISAMEILRRLETGPRDIYCGSLGWIEPGGRMRFNVAIRTISLLEQNRAIFNVGGGVVFDSTAQAEYEECLLKARFATGQRPAMRTQTIS; encoded by the coding sequence TTGAATAGGGGTTTGAATAGGCCGCAAATCCTTTTTCGGGATGACAAGGCGGGCCGCGATGTTTTATTCGCGGCTCCGTCTTCGATTATCCGTGCCGATACGCCAGATACGTTCGAAGCAGCATGGAAGGCCATGCAACGCGCCCACGAAGCGGGCAAATGGCTTGCAGGCTACCTCTCCTATGAGGCGGGCTATCTTCTTGAACCCAAACTGAAAGAGCTTCTGCCGGAAAATCGCAAAGCGCCGCTTTTATGCTTTGGTGTTTTCGATGGCCCATCAGACGAAGCCATGCACACGCGCAGCGATGACAACATCACGTACTTAACTGAACCGGTCGCCCAATGGTCGCTTGAGGATTACCAGCCGAAGTTTGCGCGCCTTCACCAGCATTTGCGCGAAGGCGATTGCTATCAGGGAAATCTGACATTTCCGGTTCATGCTGAATGGGACGGCGATCCGCTCGTGCTGTTCAACACGCTCGCAAAGCGCCAGCCTGTTCGCTATGCGACCTATTGCGATCTCGGTGGCCCGATCATCCTGTCGCGATCGCCGGAACTCTTCTTTGAAGTGGATGGCGAAGGCTATATCGAAACCCATCCGATGAAGGGCACCATGCCGCGCGGTGCCACCCCTTTTGAGGATGAAGCGAACCGCCAGTTTTTGATGAACGACCCCAAAAATCAGGCGGAAAACCGCATGATTGTTGATCTCCTGCGCAATGACATTTCACTGGTCAGCGAAGTCGGATCGCTCGATGTGCCGGAAATTTTCCGGGTCGAAACTTATCCAACCGTTCACCAGATGATCAGCCGCGTGCGCGCAAAGCTTAAAGACAAGCTGCCGCTGCGCGCGATTTTTGCAGCACTTTTCCCATGCGGTTCCATTACCGGCGCGCCGAAAATCAGCGCGATGGAAATCCTGCGCAGGCTGGAAACCGGCCCGCGCGATATCTATTGCGGCTCGCTTGGCTGGATCGAGCCGGGTGGACGTATGCGGTTCAATGTTGCCATCCGCACGATCTCGCTTCTTGAGCAAAATCGTGCAATCTTCAATGTCGGGGGCGGTGTGGTCTTCGATTCCACAGCGCAAGCGGAGTATGAGGAATGTCTTCTGAAAGCACGGTTCGCGACGGGACAGCGACCAGCCATGCGAACCCAGACTATCAGCTGA
- a CDS encoding M3 family oligoendopeptidase, with translation MNRFSKSVTLDTMPYMPAGDTGTAATADLGMLPEWNLADLYPSAESAELKADLEKAAKDAADFETRWKGKLGEEAAKANGGNFADAIKEYEGLSELMGRIASFAGLYYYGDTTDSKRMKLFGDVQQKLTDANTPLIFFSLEINRIDDDVLEKAMASNPSIGHYRPWLEDLRLDKPYELDDKLEQLFHEKSITGYSAWNRLFDETMSSLRFEIDGEELAIEQTLNMLQDVDGAVRKKASEALAKTFGANLRTFTLITNTLAKDKEISDRWRGFQDIADSRHLANRVEREVVDALSSAVEAAYPRISHRYYALKAKWLGLEKLENWDRNAPLPETPQALISWDEARETVLSAYGNFAPEMAEIAKKFFDKNWIDAPVRPGKAPGAFAHPTVPSAHPYVLLNYMGKPRDVMTLAHELGHGVHQVLAGEQGALMASTPLTLAETASVFGEMLTFRSLLERTTNKRERKAMLAQKAEDMINTVVRQIAFYQFERRVHTERREGELTSERIGEIWMDVQRESLGDAVNLNPGYETFWTYIPHFIHSPFYVYAYAFGDCLVNSLYAVYQNSEKGFQQKYFDMLKAGGTKHHKELLAPFGLDATDPDFWSKGLSVVEGIIDELEAMED, from the coding sequence ATGAACCGTTTTTCAAAGTCTGTCACGCTTGACACCATGCCTTATATGCCGGCCGGTGATACCGGAACTGCCGCAACGGCCGACCTTGGAATGCTGCCCGAGTGGAACCTGGCTGACCTCTACCCCTCTGCCGAGAGCGCTGAACTGAAAGCTGATCTCGAAAAGGCGGCAAAGGATGCAGCCGATTTTGAAACCCGCTGGAAGGGCAAACTCGGTGAAGAAGCGGCAAAGGCCAATGGCGGAAATTTTGCCGATGCGATCAAGGAATATGAGGGTCTAAGCGAACTCATGGGCCGCATCGCTTCCTTCGCGGGCCTTTATTACTACGGCGACACCACCGATTCCAAGCGCATGAAACTGTTCGGTGATGTGCAGCAGAAACTGACTGACGCAAACACGCCGCTGATTTTCTTCAGCCTCGAAATCAACCGCATCGATGACGACGTGCTTGAAAAAGCGATGGCGTCCAATCCCTCGATCGGCCACTACCGCCCATGGCTGGAAGATTTGCGCCTCGACAAGCCATATGAGCTTGACGACAAACTGGAACAGCTTTTCCACGAAAAGTCGATCACCGGCTACAGCGCCTGGAACCGCCTGTTCGATGAAACCATGTCGAGCCTGCGTTTTGAAATCGATGGCGAAGAACTGGCCATCGAGCAGACGCTCAACATGCTGCAGGACGTAGATGGTGCCGTGCGCAAAAAGGCATCGGAAGCGCTTGCCAAGACTTTCGGCGCAAACCTGCGCACTTTCACGCTGATTACCAATACGCTGGCCAAGGACAAGGAAATCTCCGACCGCTGGCGTGGTTTTCAGGACATTGCCGACAGCCGCCATCTTGCCAATCGCGTCGAACGTGAAGTTGTCGATGCGCTCAGCAGTGCCGTCGAAGCTGCCTATCCGCGTATTTCGCACCGCTATTATGCATTGAAAGCCAAGTGGCTCGGCCTCGAAAAGCTGGAGAACTGGGATCGCAATGCGCCGCTGCCGGAAACACCGCAGGCGCTGATCTCGTGGGATGAGGCGCGCGAAACCGTGCTTTCCGCCTATGGCAACTTCGCGCCTGAAATGGCCGAAATTGCCAAGAAGTTCTTTGACAAGAACTGGATTGACGCGCCGGTGCGTCCGGGCAAGGCGCCGGGTGCTTTTGCGCATCCAACCGTGCCTTCCGCTCATCCTTATGTGCTGCTCAACTATATGGGCAAGCCGCGCGATGTGATGACGCTTGCGCACGAGCTTGGCCATGGCGTGCATCAGGTTCTGGCCGGCGAACAGGGTGCGCTGATGGCATCCACGCCACTCACACTGGCGGAAACGGCTTCCGTTTTTGGCGAGATGCTCACGTTCCGCTCGTTGCTTGAACGCACCACCAACAAGCGCGAACGCAAGGCCATGCTGGCTCAGAAGGCCGAGGACATGATCAATACGGTCGTGCGCCAGATCGCTTTCTACCAGTTCGAGCGTCGTGTTCACACCGAGCGCCGCGAAGGCGAACTAACATCAGAGCGTATCGGCGAAATCTGGATGGATGTGCAGCGCGAAAGCCTTGGCGATGCGGTCAATCTCAATCCGGGTTACGAAACCTTCTGGACCTATATTCCGCACTTCATCCATTCGCCGTTCTACGTCTATGCCTATGCATTCGGCGATTGTCTGGTAAACTCGCTTTATGCCGTCTACCAGAACTCGGAAAAAGGCTTCCAGCAGAAGTATTTCGACATGCTGAAAGCGGGTGGCACCAAGCACCACAAGGAACTGTTGGCGCCATTTGGCCTTGATGCAACTGATCCGGATTTCTGGAGCAAAGGCCTGTCGGTGGTGGAAGGCATCATCGACGAACTCGAAGCCATGGAAGACTGA
- a CDS encoding sigma-54 dependent transcriptional regulator yields the protein MSTRILIADDDPIQRRSLETAVLRMGHRTILADGGTSAFGFISTRKDIALILLDLTMPDMDGCAVLTKMREAGINIPVIVLVQNDDLEKAMQAIRLGAVDFMTKPVVFERMQVSVANAFKLDSLTQELKRTRSSQKPHILLSDMVTKSPEMERVAMLARRVTPLDTPLLIEGEVGTGKETLARAISSGGTRWQGPFVAIDCRSLAKSNADQLLFGHSGARSINSVEAPIQIAGKIVEAQGGTLFFDEISALPYRTQLRLFELMQASQYVTAGESADLLANTRVIASNSHSVAELVHMGRFHPGLYHLISSFSIEMPSLRNRIEDIPILAHQFLMHFASEERLGHITGITPYALEGLKTYDWPGNVRELKNAIYHAVLLCDEHALTARHFRNMGLDTGIVRGQSTDGGASLQNSEISSSGAISGTTRDGEVRTLAATEEEMIRFAIAHYDGQISEVARRLGIGRTTLYRKLKEYGIDVASIAGKGRDDADDHFNAQSGRFAGR from the coding sequence ATGAGTACGCGTATTCTTATAGCGGATGATGATCCGATACAACGCCGCAGCCTTGAAACGGCCGTGCTACGCATGGGGCATAGGACCATTCTTGCAGATGGTGGCACGAGTGCATTCGGTTTCATCAGCACCCGCAAGGACATTGCGCTTATACTTCTCGATCTGACTATGCCCGATATGGATGGCTGCGCTGTCCTTACAAAAATGCGTGAAGCTGGCATCAATATTCCCGTTATCGTGTTGGTACAGAACGACGACCTCGAAAAAGCCATGCAGGCTATAAGACTGGGCGCCGTCGACTTTATGACCAAGCCCGTCGTGTTCGAGCGAATGCAGGTATCGGTTGCCAATGCTTTCAAACTCGATTCGCTGACACAGGAACTCAAGCGCACGCGCTCCTCGCAGAAACCACATATACTGCTTTCCGATATGGTGACGAAGAGCCCGGAAATGGAGAGAGTGGCTATGCTGGCGCGTCGTGTGACGCCGCTTGATACGCCATTGCTCATCGAAGGCGAAGTCGGCACAGGCAAGGAAACTCTGGCGCGGGCTATCAGCAGTGGTGGAACACGTTGGCAGGGCCCATTTGTCGCCATCGATTGCCGTTCTCTTGCAAAAAGCAATGCCGACCAACTGCTGTTCGGGCATTCAGGAGCGAGATCAATCAATTCCGTTGAGGCGCCAATCCAGATTGCGGGTAAAATCGTAGAGGCGCAGGGCGGAACTTTGTTTTTTGATGAGATCAGCGCGCTGCCTTATCGCACGCAGCTTCGTCTCTTTGAGCTCATGCAAGCCTCGCAATATGTGACCGCTGGTGAAAGTGCCGATCTTTTGGCCAACACACGCGTCATTGCCTCAAACAGTCATTCCGTGGCCGAACTTGTGCATATGGGCCGGTTTCACCCCGGGCTTTATCATCTCATTTCATCGTTTTCTATTGAGATGCCGTCGTTGCGAAATCGCATTGAGGATATTCCAATCCTCGCGCATCAGTTTCTGATGCATTTTGCCAGCGAAGAACGGCTCGGGCATATTACGGGCATCACACCCTATGCACTTGAGGGGTTGAAGACCTACGATTGGCCCGGCAATGTGCGGGAACTGAAAAATGCAATTTATCATGCCGTACTTCTGTGCGATGAACATGCATTAACGGCTCGACATTTCCGAAATATGGGTCTCGATACAGGTATTGTTCGTGGACAGTCTACGGACGGTGGAGCGTCACTTCAGAACAGCGAAATATCAAGTTCGGGCGCGATCAGCGGCACGACACGGGACGGCGAAGTTCGTACGCTTGCTGCGACCGAAGAAGAGATGATCCGCTTCGCAATTGCGCATTACGATGGTCAAATCAGTGAAGTCGCGCGCCGTTTGGGCATCGGACGGACCACGCTGTACCGAAAATTGAAGGAATATGGCATCGATGTGGCGTCAATAGCTGGCAAGGGTCGCGACGACGCAGATGACCATTTTAATGCCCAATCCGGCCGGTTTGCGGGCCGCTAA
- a CDS encoding DUF882 domain-containing protein yields the protein MKARFAKVWTGLSASVFKVRSSVSASLVAAAVVTAFAPAQASAETRTLKLYYVHTGEKAEITFKKNGRFLPDGLKKLNVFLRDWRRNEPTKMDPRLFDLVWQVYRSTGSNQYITVVSAYRSPATNNMLRSKTSGVAKKSQHTLGRAMDFFIPGVPLAKLRAIGMRYQVGGVGYYPRSGSPFTHMDVGNVRSWPRMSRRELLALFPDGKTAHIPADGKPLPGYEQALAMIERQKASGGNVMMASNSAPRKSKTLFGALFGGGGADEEEDNGDVAPAAARPARAVPARQAPAPAAPVQTPQAETMVAALPARDAPVPMQAPRPEAAVEAPEAEEVPMAALNVPIPARKPATAPQDAVALAAAEQTGDAAAAAARAAVDANTAQVADAGASPLMNGFVPVPSTRPQQAADSVQLASAAIPSARPDRPQDAIAQLVNNPQDAAPAVADASASVPQPGETAAFPLPKTAPRDDTQLAMLSRKDEIGELIGPPDDDFDTKPVANAAPEAPAPAPAPAKAAHDRIAPVKTASVAKQVKAPTRQQIAAASDAAATGVRTTAKGARRVAKASARPGAVVQPAAMPTSTVAMSTDSVAQNAPATNPVLRNDAMRSAPAMVYTAGFQRGDLPSDRSNKFSGNAVTFLTVAKFTETN from the coding sequence ATTAAAGCGCGCTTTGCGAAAGTCTGGACTGGATTGTCTGCTTCCGTATTTAAGGTTCGTTCTTCTGTTTCCGCCTCTCTGGTTGCAGCGGCGGTCGTGACTGCATTCGCACCGGCGCAGGCATCAGCCGAAACGCGCACGCTCAAGCTTTATTACGTTCACACCGGCGAGAAGGCCGAAATCACCTTTAAGAAGAATGGTCGCTTCCTGCCTGATGGTCTGAAGAAGCTGAACGTCTTCCTGCGTGACTGGCGTCGCAACGAGCCAACCAAGATGGACCCGCGCCTGTTCGATCTGGTTTGGCAGGTTTATCGTTCGACCGGTTCAAATCAGTATATCACCGTTGTTTCCGCCTATCGTTCCCCTGCAACCAATAACATGCTGCGCTCCAAGACCAGCGGTGTGGCCAAGAAGAGCCAGCACACGCTTGGCCGCGCGATGGACTTTTTCATTCCGGGTGTTCCGCTTGCAAAGCTGCGTGCCATTGGTATGCGTTATCAGGTCGGCGGTGTAGGCTATTACCCACGTTCCGGCTCGCCTTTCACCCATATGGATGTTGGCAATGTCCGCTCGTGGCCACGCATGAGCCGCCGCGAGCTGTTAGCGCTGTTCCCGGATGGCAAGACTGCTCACATTCCAGCCGACGGCAAGCCATTGCCGGGCTATGAGCAGGCGCTTGCGATGATTGAAAGACAGAAAGCCAGTGGCGGCAACGTCATGATGGCCAGCAACTCGGCACCACGTAAGAGCAAGACGCTGTTTGGCGCGCTCTTTGGTGGCGGCGGTGCTGACGAAGAAGAAGATAATGGCGATGTAGCGCCAGCTGCGGCCCGTCCAGCCCGCGCCGTTCCTGCACGTCAGGCTCCGGCACCTGCCGCACCAGTACAGACGCCACAGGCTGAAACCATGGTTGCAGCTCTGCCAGCCCGCGATGCGCCGGTGCCGATGCAGGCGCCACGTCCGGAAGCCGCGGTTGAAGCGCCGGAGGCTGAAGAAGTGCCAATGGCAGCGCTCAATGTGCCAATTCCAGCGCGCAAGCCAGCGACCGCTCCTCAGGATGCTGTAGCCCTTGCTGCCGCTGAACAGACTGGTGACGCAGCAGCTGCGGCGGCGCGTGCCGCGGTTGACGCAAACACGGCTCAAGTTGCTGATGCAGGTGCTTCGCCGCTGATGAACGGTTTCGTTCCAGTTCCATCGACACGTCCTCAGCAGGCAGCCGATAGCGTTCAGCTTGCTTCTGCAGCTATCCCTTCGGCGCGGCCTGACCGTCCGCAGGATGCGATTGCCCAGCTCGTCAACAACCCGCAGGACGCGGCTCCAGCTGTCGCAGATGCGAGCGCAAGCGTGCCGCAGCCGGGTGAAACAGCCGCGTTCCCGCTGCCAAAGACTGCCCCACGCGACGATACACAGCTTGCCATGCTTTCCCGCAAGGATGAGATTGGCGAGCTGATCGGACCGCCAGATGACGATTTCGACACGAAGCCTGTGGCCAATGCTGCACCAGAAGCTCCAGCTCCAGCTCCAGCTCCTGCAAAAGCTGCACATGATCGCATTGCTCCGGTGAAGACAGCTTCCGTTGCCAAGCAGGTCAAGGCTCCAACCCGTCAGCAGATTGCTGCTGCAAGTGATGCTGCAGCAACCGGCGTCCGAACGACTGCCAAGGGTGCTCGTCGCGTTGCAAAAGCAAGCGCTCGTCCAGGTGCTGTCGTGCAGCCGGCGGCGATGCCAACCTCGACCGTTGCAATGTCGACAGATTCTGTTGCTCAGAATGCACCTGCAACCAATCCGGTTCTGCGCAACGATGCAATGCGATCGGCACCGGCAATGGTCTACACCGCTGGCTTCCAGCGTGGCGACCTGCCAAGCGACCGCTCAAATAAGTTCAGCGGCAATGCCGTTACCTTCCTGACGGTAGCGAAGTTCACCGAAACGAACTGA
- a CDS encoding 2-dehydro-3-deoxy-phosphogluconate aldolase: MPQKTDLLVPVLQGQPVIPVLLIDKVEHAVPLARALAKGGLPAIEITLRTAAALDAIRAVASEVPEAIVGAGTILNAKQYEEAAKAGSRFIVSPGATKYILAAADDSDVPLLPAAITPSEMLALREEGYTHLKFFPAEQAGGAPFLKALSSPLAGTIFCPTGGISLANAKTYLSLPNVVCVGGSWVAPKELLEAGDWDGITKLAAEAAALKG; this comes from the coding sequence ATGCCGCAGAAAACCGATCTTCTCGTTCCCGTCCTGCAAGGCCAACCAGTCATTCCCGTCTTGCTGATTGACAAGGTAGAACATGCGGTTCCGCTGGCACGCGCGCTGGCCAAAGGCGGATTGCCAGCAATCGAAATCACCCTGCGCACGGCTGCAGCACTCGACGCCATTCGCGCAGTCGCATCCGAAGTGCCCGAAGCAATCGTCGGTGCAGGCACCATTCTCAATGCAAAGCAATATGAGGAAGCAGCCAAGGCCGGTTCGCGCTTCATCGTAAGCCCAGGCGCGACGAAGTATATTCTCGCTGCAGCCGATGACAGTGATGTGCCTCTGCTGCCTGCGGCCATCACGCCGAGCGAAATGCTCGCCCTTCGCGAAGAAGGCTACACGCATCTCAAATTCTTCCCGGCAGAACAGGCAGGCGGCGCACCATTCCTGAAGGCCCTGTCCTCGCCACTGGCCGGTACAATCTTCTGCCCGACCGGCGGCATCAGCCTTGCCAATGCGAAGACCTATCTTTCGCTGCCAAATGTGGTCTGTGTCGGTGGCTCATGGGTTGCACCGAAGGAACTGCTGGAAGCGGGCGACTGGGACGGTATCACCAAGCTTGCCGCGGAAGCCGCAGCCTTGAAGGGCTAA
- a CDS encoding rhodanese-related sulfurtransferase encodes MSNLPFTVAALYCFARLPQYESLREPLAELCCTNGIKGTLLLAAEGINGTVAGTQPAIEKLVAYITSIPELANPELKYSNATEMPFYRMKVRLKREIVTMGVDGIDPLKSVGTYIAPKDWNALIADEDTVVVDTRNDYEYAIGTFEGALDPNTKTFREFPEWVEQNRDKLEGKKIAMFCTGGIRCEKATAFVKGLGFDDVFHLKGGILKYLEDVPKEESMWNGECFVFDERVAIGHGLTESDIELCRACRRPITAEDKLSQFFEEGISCAGCYDERTPEDRARFAEREKQVKLAKLRGSSHKHIGR; translated from the coding sequence ATGAGTAATCTGCCTTTTACTGTTGCTGCCCTTTATTGCTTTGCGCGTTTGCCGCAATATGAAAGCCTGCGCGAGCCGCTGGCCGAACTTTGCTGCACGAACGGCATCAAGGGGACGCTGTTGCTCGCGGCGGAAGGCATCAACGGTACGGTGGCAGGCACGCAGCCTGCGATCGAAAAACTCGTGGCTTACATCACGTCGATCCCGGAGCTTGCCAATCCGGAACTCAAATATTCCAATGCGACCGAAATGCCGTTCTATCGCATGAAGGTGCGTTTGAAGCGTGAAATCGTAACCATGGGCGTCGATGGCATTGATCCGCTGAAAAGCGTTGGCACATATATTGCGCCCAAGGATTGGAACGCGCTGATTGCCGATGAAGACACGGTCGTTGTCGATACGCGCAACGATTATGAATATGCCATTGGTACTTTTGAAGGCGCGCTTGACCCGAACACCAAAACATTCCGCGAATTTCCGGAATGGGTGGAGCAGAACCGCGACAAGCTTGAAGGCAAGAAGATTGCCATGTTCTGCACGGGTGGCATCCGTTGTGAGAAGGCAACGGCCTTCGTCAAGGGGCTCGGCTTTGATGATGTTTTCCATCTGAAGGGCGGTATTCTGAAATATCTCGAAGACGTGCCAAAAGAAGAAAGCATGTGGAACGGCGAATGCTTCGTGTTCGATGAACGCGTGGCAATCGGTCATGGTCTGACGGAAAGCGATATCGAGCTTTGCCGCGCCTGCCGCCGTCCAATCACTGCAGAAGACAAGCTCTCGCAGTTCTTCGAGGAAGGCATTTCCTGCGCTGGTTGTTATGACGAACGTACGCCGGAAGATCGCGCACGTTTTGCCGAGCGCGAAAAGCAGGTCAAGCTTGCCAAGCTTCGTGGCTCAAGCCACAAGCACATCGGACGTTAA